Proteins from a genomic interval of Marmota flaviventris isolate mMarFla1 chromosome 8, mMarFla1.hap1, whole genome shotgun sequence:
- the Cbs gene encoding cystathionine beta-synthase isoform X3, whose translation MPSETPQVKEGSAGCPHHLGKGSPERGPPGDKEAKEHLWTRPDIPSRCTWQLGRPTTDSPHHHSPQTNSPKILPDILRKIGNTPMVRINKIGKSAGLKCELLAKCEFFNAGGSVKDRISLRMIEDAERDGTLKPGDTIIEPTSGNTGIGLALAAAVKGYRCIIVMPEKMSMEKVDVLRALGAEIVRTPTNARFDSPESHVGVAWRLKNEIPNSHILDQYRNASNPLAHYDATAEEILQQCDGKLDMLVATVGTGGTITGIARKLKEKCPGCRIIGVDPEGSILAEPEELNQTDQTFYEVEGIGYDFIPTVLDRAVVDKWFKSNDEESFAFARMLIAQEGLLCGGSSGSAMAVAVKAAQDLQEGQRCVVILPDSVRNYMSKFLSDKWMLQKGFLKEEDLLVKRPWWWHLRVQELSLSAPLTVLPTVTCEHTITILREKGFDQAPVVEESGAILGMVTLGNMLSSLLAGKVQPSDQVCKVLYKQFKPIRLTDTLGTLSHVLEIDHFALVVHEQIQYHSNGKSSERQMVFGVVTAIDLLNFVAAREEDGK comes from the exons ATGCCTTCGGAGACACCCCAGGTGAAAGAGGGGTCTGCAGGGTGCCCCCACCACCTGGGGAAAGGGAGCCCAGAGAGGGGGCCTCCAGGGGACAAGGAGGCCAAGGAACATCTGTGGACCCGGCCTGACATCCCCAGCAGGTGCACCTGGCAGCTGGGCAGGCCCACCACGGACTCCCCGCACCACCAC TCCCCACA GACAAATTCTCCAAAAATCTTGCCAGATATTCTGAGGAAAATTGGGAACACCCCGATGGTCAGGATCAACAAGATCGGGAAGAGCGCTGGCCTCAAATGCGAGCTCT TGGCCAAGTGTGAGTTCTTCAACGCGGGCGGGAGTGTGAAGGACCGCATCAGCCTGCGCATGATTGAGGACGCCGAGCGCGATGGGACCCTGAAACCCGGGGACACGATCATTGAGCCGACATCTGGGAACACAG GGATCGGGCTGGCGCTGGCTGCGGCCGTGAAGGGCTATCGCTGCATCATCGTGATGCCCGAGAAGATGAGCATGGAGAAG GTGGATGTCCTGCGGGCCCTGGGGGCGGAGATCGTGAGGACGCCCACCAACGCCAGGTTCGACTCCCCCGAGTCCCATGTGGGCGTGGCGTGGCGGCTGAAGAACGAGATCCCCAATTCCCACATCCTGGACCAG TACCGCAATGCCAGCAACCCCCTGGCCCACTACGACGCCACCGCGGAGGAGATCCTGCAGCAGTGTGATG GGAAGCTGGACATGCTGGTGGCTACTGTGGGCACGGGGGGCACGATCACAGGCATCGCCAGGAAGCTGAAGGAGAAGTGTCCTGGGTGCAGA ATCATCGGGGTAGACCCGGAAGGGTCCATCCTTGCGGAGCCCGAAGAGCTGAACCAGACAGACCAGACCTTCTACGAGGTGGAAGGGATTGGCTACGACTTCATCCCCACGGTGCTGGACAGGGCG GTGGTGGACAAGTGGTTCAAGAGCAACGACGAGGAGTCCTTCGCCTTTGCGCGCATGCTGATTGCACAGGAAGGACTGCTGTGTG GTGGCAGCTCCGGCAGCGCCATGGCTGTGGCTGTGAAGGCGGCCCAGGATCTGCAGGAGGGTCAGCGCTGTGTGGTCATCCTGCCCGACTCTGTGCGGAACTACAT GTCCAAGTTCCTGAGTGACAAGTGGATGCTGCAGAAGGGCTTTTTGAAGGAGGAGGACCTCTTGGTGAAGAGGCCGTG GTGGTGGCACCTGCGAGTTCAGGAGCTGAGCCTGTCGGCCCCGCTGACTGTGCTGCCCACCGTCACCTGTGAGCACACCATCACCATCCTCCGCGAGAAGGGCTTCGACCAGGCGCCTGTGGTTGAGGAGTCGGG GGCCATCCTGGGGATGGTGACTCTTGGGAACATGCTGTCGTCCCTGCTTGCTGGGAAGGTGCAGCCGTCAGACCAAGTCTGCAAAGTCCTCTACAAGCAGTTCAAACCG ATCCGCCTGACGGACACGCTGGGCACCCTCTCGCACGTCCTGGAGATTGACCACTTTGCCCTGGTGGTCCATGAGCAGATCCAGT ACCACAGCAATGGCAAGTCCAGCGAGCGGCAGATGGTGTTTGGGGTTGTCACGGCCATTGACCTGTTGAACTTCGTGGCAGCTCGCGAGGAGGATGGGAAATGA
- the Cbs gene encoding cystathionine beta-synthase isoform X1 yields the protein MPSETPQVKEGSAGCPHHLGKGSPERGPPGDKEAKEHLWTRPDIPSRCTWQLGRPTTDSPHHHASHLEALTNSPKILPDILRKIGNTPMVRINKIGKSAGLKCELLAKCEFFNAGGSVKDRISLRMIEDAERDGTLKPGDTIIEPTSGNTGIGLALAAAVKGYRCIIVMPEKMSMEKVDVLRALGAEIVRTPTNARFDSPESHVGVAWRLKNEIPNSHILDQYRNASNPLAHYDATAEEILQQCDGKLDMLVATVGTGGTITGIARKLKEKCPGCRIIGVDPEGSILAEPEELNQTDQTFYEVEGIGYDFIPTVLDRAVVDKWFKSNDEESFAFARMLIAQEGLLCGGSSGSAMAVAVKAAQDLQEGQRCVVILPDSVRNYMSKFLSDKWMLQKGFLKEEDLLVKRPWWWHLRVQELSLSAPLTVLPTVTCEHTITILREKGFDQAPVVEESGAILGMVTLGNMLSSLLAGKVQPSDQVCKVLYKQFKPIRLTDTLGTLSHVLEIDHFALVVHEQIQSRDQAWSGVVGGPADHSNGKSSERQMVFGVVTAIDLLNFVAAREEDGK from the exons ATGCCTTCGGAGACACCCCAGGTGAAAGAGGGGTCTGCAGGGTGCCCCCACCACCTGGGGAAAGGGAGCCCAGAGAGGGGGCCTCCAGGGGACAAGGAGGCCAAGGAACATCTGTGGACCCGGCCTGACATCCCCAGCAGGTGCACCTGGCAGCTGGGCAGGCCCACCACGGACTCCCCGCACCACCACGCCTCTCACCTGGAGGCTCT GACAAATTCTCCAAAAATCTTGCCAGATATTCTGAGGAAAATTGGGAACACCCCGATGGTCAGGATCAACAAGATCGGGAAGAGCGCTGGCCTCAAATGCGAGCTCT TGGCCAAGTGTGAGTTCTTCAACGCGGGCGGGAGTGTGAAGGACCGCATCAGCCTGCGCATGATTGAGGACGCCGAGCGCGATGGGACCCTGAAACCCGGGGACACGATCATTGAGCCGACATCTGGGAACACAG GGATCGGGCTGGCGCTGGCTGCGGCCGTGAAGGGCTATCGCTGCATCATCGTGATGCCCGAGAAGATGAGCATGGAGAAG GTGGATGTCCTGCGGGCCCTGGGGGCGGAGATCGTGAGGACGCCCACCAACGCCAGGTTCGACTCCCCCGAGTCCCATGTGGGCGTGGCGTGGCGGCTGAAGAACGAGATCCCCAATTCCCACATCCTGGACCAG TACCGCAATGCCAGCAACCCCCTGGCCCACTACGACGCCACCGCGGAGGAGATCCTGCAGCAGTGTGATG GGAAGCTGGACATGCTGGTGGCTACTGTGGGCACGGGGGGCACGATCACAGGCATCGCCAGGAAGCTGAAGGAGAAGTGTCCTGGGTGCAGA ATCATCGGGGTAGACCCGGAAGGGTCCATCCTTGCGGAGCCCGAAGAGCTGAACCAGACAGACCAGACCTTCTACGAGGTGGAAGGGATTGGCTACGACTTCATCCCCACGGTGCTGGACAGGGCG GTGGTGGACAAGTGGTTCAAGAGCAACGACGAGGAGTCCTTCGCCTTTGCGCGCATGCTGATTGCACAGGAAGGACTGCTGTGTG GTGGCAGCTCCGGCAGCGCCATGGCTGTGGCTGTGAAGGCGGCCCAGGATCTGCAGGAGGGTCAGCGCTGTGTGGTCATCCTGCCCGACTCTGTGCGGAACTACAT GTCCAAGTTCCTGAGTGACAAGTGGATGCTGCAGAAGGGCTTTTTGAAGGAGGAGGACCTCTTGGTGAAGAGGCCGTG GTGGTGGCACCTGCGAGTTCAGGAGCTGAGCCTGTCGGCCCCGCTGACTGTGCTGCCCACCGTCACCTGTGAGCACACCATCACCATCCTCCGCGAGAAGGGCTTCGACCAGGCGCCTGTGGTTGAGGAGTCGGG GGCCATCCTGGGGATGGTGACTCTTGGGAACATGCTGTCGTCCCTGCTTGCTGGGAAGGTGCAGCCGTCAGACCAAGTCTGCAAAGTCCTCTACAAGCAGTTCAAACCG ATCCGCCTGACGGACACGCTGGGCACCCTCTCGCACGTCCTGGAGATTGACCACTTTGCCCTGGTGGTCCATGAGCAGATCCAGT CACGGGACCAGGCCTGGTCAGGAGTGGTGGGGGGGCCTGCAG ACCACAGCAATGGCAAGTCCAGCGAGCGGCAGATGGTGTTTGGGGTTGTCACGGCCATTGACCTGTTGAACTTCGTGGCAGCTCGCGAGGAGGATGGGAAATGA
- the Cbs gene encoding cystathionine beta-synthase isoform X2 yields the protein MPSETPQVKEGSAGCPHHLGKGSPERGPPGDKEAKEHLWTRPDIPSRCTWQLGRPTTDSPHHHASHLEALTNSPKILPDILRKIGNTPMVRINKIGKSAGLKCELLAKCEFFNAGGSVKDRISLRMIEDAERDGTLKPGDTIIEPTSGNTGIGLALAAAVKGYRCIIVMPEKMSMEKVDVLRALGAEIVRTPTNARFDSPESHVGVAWRLKNEIPNSHILDQYRNASNPLAHYDATAEEILQQCDGKLDMLVATVGTGGTITGIARKLKEKCPGCRIIGVDPEGSILAEPEELNQTDQTFYEVEGIGYDFIPTVLDRAVVDKWFKSNDEESFAFARMLIAQEGLLCGGSSGSAMAVAVKAAQDLQEGQRCVVILPDSVRNYMSKFLSDKWMLQKGFLKEEDLLVKRPWWWHLRVQELSLSAPLTVLPTVTCEHTITILREKGFDQAPVVEESGAILGMVTLGNMLSSLLAGKVQPSDQVCKVLYKQFKPIRLTDTLGTLSHVLEIDHFALVVHEQIQYHSNGKSSERQMVFGVVTAIDLLNFVAAREEDGK from the exons ATGCCTTCGGAGACACCCCAGGTGAAAGAGGGGTCTGCAGGGTGCCCCCACCACCTGGGGAAAGGGAGCCCAGAGAGGGGGCCTCCAGGGGACAAGGAGGCCAAGGAACATCTGTGGACCCGGCCTGACATCCCCAGCAGGTGCACCTGGCAGCTGGGCAGGCCCACCACGGACTCCCCGCACCACCACGCCTCTCACCTGGAGGCTCT GACAAATTCTCCAAAAATCTTGCCAGATATTCTGAGGAAAATTGGGAACACCCCGATGGTCAGGATCAACAAGATCGGGAAGAGCGCTGGCCTCAAATGCGAGCTCT TGGCCAAGTGTGAGTTCTTCAACGCGGGCGGGAGTGTGAAGGACCGCATCAGCCTGCGCATGATTGAGGACGCCGAGCGCGATGGGACCCTGAAACCCGGGGACACGATCATTGAGCCGACATCTGGGAACACAG GGATCGGGCTGGCGCTGGCTGCGGCCGTGAAGGGCTATCGCTGCATCATCGTGATGCCCGAGAAGATGAGCATGGAGAAG GTGGATGTCCTGCGGGCCCTGGGGGCGGAGATCGTGAGGACGCCCACCAACGCCAGGTTCGACTCCCCCGAGTCCCATGTGGGCGTGGCGTGGCGGCTGAAGAACGAGATCCCCAATTCCCACATCCTGGACCAG TACCGCAATGCCAGCAACCCCCTGGCCCACTACGACGCCACCGCGGAGGAGATCCTGCAGCAGTGTGATG GGAAGCTGGACATGCTGGTGGCTACTGTGGGCACGGGGGGCACGATCACAGGCATCGCCAGGAAGCTGAAGGAGAAGTGTCCTGGGTGCAGA ATCATCGGGGTAGACCCGGAAGGGTCCATCCTTGCGGAGCCCGAAGAGCTGAACCAGACAGACCAGACCTTCTACGAGGTGGAAGGGATTGGCTACGACTTCATCCCCACGGTGCTGGACAGGGCG GTGGTGGACAAGTGGTTCAAGAGCAACGACGAGGAGTCCTTCGCCTTTGCGCGCATGCTGATTGCACAGGAAGGACTGCTGTGTG GTGGCAGCTCCGGCAGCGCCATGGCTGTGGCTGTGAAGGCGGCCCAGGATCTGCAGGAGGGTCAGCGCTGTGTGGTCATCCTGCCCGACTCTGTGCGGAACTACAT GTCCAAGTTCCTGAGTGACAAGTGGATGCTGCAGAAGGGCTTTTTGAAGGAGGAGGACCTCTTGGTGAAGAGGCCGTG GTGGTGGCACCTGCGAGTTCAGGAGCTGAGCCTGTCGGCCCCGCTGACTGTGCTGCCCACCGTCACCTGTGAGCACACCATCACCATCCTCCGCGAGAAGGGCTTCGACCAGGCGCCTGTGGTTGAGGAGTCGGG GGCCATCCTGGGGATGGTGACTCTTGGGAACATGCTGTCGTCCCTGCTTGCTGGGAAGGTGCAGCCGTCAGACCAAGTCTGCAAAGTCCTCTACAAGCAGTTCAAACCG ATCCGCCTGACGGACACGCTGGGCACCCTCTCGCACGTCCTGGAGATTGACCACTTTGCCCTGGTGGTCCATGAGCAGATCCAGT ACCACAGCAATGGCAAGTCCAGCGAGCGGCAGATGGTGTTTGGGGTTGTCACGGCCATTGACCTGTTGAACTTCGTGGCAGCTCGCGAGGAGGATGGGAAATGA